One part of the Ursus arctos isolate Adak ecotype North America unplaced genomic scaffold, UrsArc2.0 scaffold_16, whole genome shotgun sequence genome encodes these proteins:
- the LOC130543804 gene encoding somatomedin-B and thrombospondin type-1 domain-containing protein-like, with protein MALRRAVRILPLALAVAVVAEVSRAPRRSGALWPEQGCAALGRCCPGRDPTCVARGPPRCFCDQACGAVRDCCPDYARVCPVVSCVVAEWSGWSCCVKSCQISYRIRRRRVLREPRNGGAPCPPLEERAGCVDYRSRQGVECQQSLIPALITTGSYGKERKKRRVPKKQETVGYCVQFQLGPIPGSCRQVRAPHAQWTRYLTQGHTVCVSCEWPAQDARSRRCYGDGHGARGNQLLQWQAAGHPPCRGTWERLRQLRDCSCPEVHSLVFV; from the exons ATGGCTTTGCGCAGGGCGGTGAGGATCCTGCCCCTGGCGCTCGCCGTGGCGGTGGTGGCCGAGGTGTCCCGGGCCCCGAGGCGGTCGGGCGCGCTATGGCCTGAGCAGGGCTGCGCCGCGCTGGGCCGTTGCTGTCCCGGCCGTGATCCGACCTGCGTCGCCCGCGGGCCCCCGCGCTGCTTCTGCGACCAGGCGTGTGGCGCGGTTCGGGACTGCTGCCCGGACTACGCGCGGGTCTGCCCAG TGGTCTCCTGTGTGGTGGCGGAGTGGAGTGGCTGGAGCTGCTGTGTCAAGTCCTGTCAGATCTCCTATCGCATCCGCCGGAGGCGTGTCCTGCGGGAGCCAAGGAACGGGGGTGCTCCCTGCCCCCCGCTGGAAGAGCGGGCTGGCTGTGTGGATTACCGGAGCCGCCAGGGAGTGGAGTGCCAACAGTCTTTGA TCCCTGCTCTGATAACCACAGGCAGCTACGGGAAGGAGCGGAAAAAGCGACGTGTCCCGAAGAAGCAGGAGACAGTAGG GTACTGTGTTCAGTTCCAGCTGGGGCCCATTCCAGGGAGCTGCCGGCAGGTGAGGGCACCCCACGCCCAGTGGACAAGGTATCTGACCCAGGGCCACACGGTTTGTGTGAGCTGTGAGTGGCCTGCCCAGGACGCCAGGAGCCGGCGCTGCTACGGGGATGGCCATGGGGCAAGAGG GAACCAGCTGTTGCAGTGGCAAGCGGCCGGCCACCCCCCATGCCGAGGGACCTGGGAGAGGCTCAGGCAGCTCCGGGACTGTTCCTGCCCTGAGGTCCACAGCCTCGTCTTCGTCTAG